One Brevibacillus choshinensis genomic window carries:
- a CDS encoding S-Ena type endospore appendage — MFNFCSNIPRQLVNLQQCNPIFQPCPSGPFVYFTNSTNFTINGSFTVVNTSTHCTMNIVYVHSGTTTAIPLAAGRAETIFFEDLTSITIECLMGAIAEANCTGNLLLDLHYCVRCITP, encoded by the coding sequence GTGTTTAATTTTTGCAGTAATATCCCGAGACAACTTGTAAATCTTCAACAATGTAATCCTATTTTCCAGCCGTGTCCAAGTGGTCCTTTCGTGTATTTTACTAACTCAACAAATTTCACGATTAACGGATCATTTACGGTTGTAAATACGAGCACGCATTGCACCATGAATATTGTTTATGTCCATAGTGGTACGACTACAGCCATCCCACTTGCTGCAGGTCGCGCAGAAACAATCTTTTTTGAAGATTTGACCAGTATTACAATTGAATGTTTAATGGGAGCAATTGCTGAAGCTAACTGTACAGGAAACTTATTGCTTGACTTACATTATTGCGTAAGATGTATAACTCCATAA
- a CDS encoding VOC family protein, producing MCLGDENSFYADFEAGDITLALFDRREMSQAIGTENLPIESAPSMDKVSLILNVDSVDEMYARFRDKGVKFITEPMDREEWGIRVAHFRDPDGTLIEIYEPLNLK from the coding sequence GTGTGTCTGGGGGATGAAAATAGTTTCTATGCTGATTTTGAAGCGGGTGACATTACATTGGCATTATTTGACAGAAGGGAAATGTCGCAAGCGATTGGAACAGAGAATTTGCCGATCGAATCAGCCCCATCAATGGATAAAGTATCGTTGATATTGAATGTGGACAGTGTAGATGAGATGTATGCTCGTTTCAGGGATAAAGGAGTAAAATTCATAACGGAACCAATGGATAGAGAAGAGTGGGGGATAAGAGTTGCACACTTTCGCGACCCGGATGGAACACTAATTGAAATATATGAACCATTGAATTTGAAATGA